Genomic DNA from Ruminococcus sp. OA3:
AAATGGCTACGCGTCAATGGGCTACAATTGCCGGTACACGCAACCAAATATGGTTCTGTAGAAAGTATATTTGGTATTGGATACAGCGTAAATAAGCGGTCTTTTGGGAATTACGAATAGATAAACTATGCTATGAAAATATTAACGGTAAACTCCAAAACCGTCGATGGGGGTTCAAATCTCTCATCCCCTGTTAATAAAAGCCCTGTAAATGTTGAATTTACAGGGCTTTTTGTTATCATACATGTTTGTAAGTTACCGGGATATAAACCCAGGTTTTTTCACCACAGTAATATTCAAAGCTCAATTTCCCATCCATAAATTTGTATTGACTGGAATCGAGCCATTTAGAAAAAATGTCCTTCCACATTTTGCGGATGTTCATGTTCAGCTCGGCTATATCCTTTGCAGAGGGAACTAAAAATACTGCATACTCAGCCGCTGGAACATCGAGAACTTCCATCCCATGGGGAACGAAATCTTTGCTTTTCACAATTGGTCCAAAGAAATAATGTAACTCACCCGATTCGGCGTCAGGATGTGTCCATGCGCCGATTTCGGCGTAACCTGGATAGGTCAGTTTCTGATACTCTTCTAAACTAACGCTGGAAAAATCCTTTCCCAGCCAATATGCGCCGTTGTCCAGAACATCCAATTCCCCTTGTGGTGGAGCCAGGCAGTAGCCGATCGCAGAAAAGGCCTGCAATTTCTTGATTGCTGGTGTCATCATCGCTTCTGTACCTCCTTTTATCATATATTCGGTGGGAGTGAGCGCGTACTGTTTCCGAAATGCCTTATTAAAGCCAGATACTGTTTCAAAGCCATATGTTAGAGCAACGTAGGTAACGCTGTACCCTTTACACAGGGCAATAGCAGCATGTGCCAGTCTGCGTTGCCGAATATAGGCCCCGGCCGAAAGACCATATATGCTTTTGAACGCATGACAAAAGTGGTAAAGGGAATATCCAAACATGCTGGCAAGTGCTGAAACAGGCAAAGGTTCTGTCACCTTTGTCTCGATATATGCCAGGCACCGTTCCATGTCCAGTTGATAGCTCATTATCTCACCTCCAATGTAACCATAACATAAATCTGTAAGTTCTGCTTTTCCAAAGTTGCTTTGCGATAAGGACAGACGCAAAAATCTATTATCATATTTCTGTTTTTTGTATTTCATCAGTTTATAGATATATATGCAGGTTTTCTATGCAGAGCTATGCGTCTACGGTACAAATCCAAAACGACAGTTCTGTAGTGGAAGGTATAAACTTCCTGAATCGGAATGGTATAAACCGATGGTTTTGACTGATTCACGATATGAGGATTTATTTTCAGAAGAGTTATTAAAGGTAAATAAAGATATCACGGTAGGATAGTATGATAAGATATAAATAAAGGAATACTCTTTTTAGTATGAAAGTATGAGGGCTGGATATGACAAAAAGTAAAATCAGATACATGGGAGTGCGGACGGTCTTTTCTGTTATTGTACAAAACTGGAGTACGCTGATATCTTTTGAACTGATTTATAAGATAGTGGGGATTAGCTTTTTTTTTCCGTTTCTTGGGTCAGTCACTTACTTTCTGCCTGGTCTGATCAATGAAAGCCATCTCAGTCAGGAGAATTTTGGAGAATTATTCAGCAGCCCGACTGCAATTTTGATACTGGCGTGTGTCGGACTCATTCTGGGAGCATATTTGTATGTGGAGATAATCGCGTTAACATTATACTGTGAAAGAGGCTGGAATAGAGAAGCGATAACTGTCTGGGATCTGATTCGTACGTCATTCATAAAAGTCCTGGGTATATTTACGATAAAACGCGTTGCATTCTTTCTTCTGCTATTTTTTATGCCCTTTTCGTTTTTGGGGACTGCAAGTGTCTTTTTAAGGAAATTCAAGATTCCTGAGTTCATAATGACTGCAATGACTGATAACGCGTTATCTGTATGTTTGCTGGTGGCGGCAGTTATTTTAGTCAATTATCTGTTTTTTCTTTATCTGTTTGGGATTCCTGTCCTTCTTCTGACAAACTCAACATTCTGCAGTTCATGGAAAAAGAGTCTGGACCTGTTAAAACGAAGAAAGGTACGTACGGTTGGAAAACTTTTTTCATATATTCTTGCTTATTTGTCGGTGCTCTGTGTAGCGTGGGGGATTGCGGTAAGTGTGCTTGCCGGACTTGCCAGGTATTTTCATGGCGAAAATGAGGGTAGATGGTATTTTGGATTGTATTATAATACCTTTGCGGGTATCTGGAATATTGTGACGGGTGCGATTGCTTCTGTATTTTTTTGTGCAATAACAATTGTTTTATATCACTGTTACAAAGGTGAAAGCCGTCCGAGAGCCGTAAAGAAGCCATGGACGATAAAGAGGCTGATGATTCGTACCGTGGTAGTTCTGACTGTAATTGTTATGCTTGTTTTTATGGGAGATACGGAACTGGGGAGACAGTTTTTTTATTCAGATAGTTCAAAGGCAGCAGTAATTGCACATCGTGCAGGAGCAGCTTTTGCACCTGAAAATACGGTTGCTGCATTAAATGAGGCTATTGAGGATGGGGCAAATATGGCAGAAATTGATGTTCAGCAATTAAATGATGGTACACTTATCGTTCTGCATGACACGAATTTTAAAAGAACTACCGGGGTGGATTTAAATGTCTGGGATGCTGAATATACACAAGTAGAGGAGATGGATGCGGGAAGCTGTTATTCCCACCAATTTGCAGGAGAGCCAGTGCCTGCTCTGGAAGATATGCTGAAGGCCGCCAAAGGGAAAATTGACCTTATGATAGAACTTAAAGTCACGGGACATGAGAAAAGCCTTGTTGAGGATACACTCGAACTTATTGAGAAATATGATATGGAAAAACAGTGTAACATCGCATCGATGGACTTTAATTTGCTACAGCAGGTAAAATCATTGAATACTGAATTAAAAGCAACGTACATCTCAGTTTTGCTTGTGTCTAAATCCTACGATCTGAAACAGATTGACTGCTATAGTGTAGAAACAACTTTTTTATCGAGAGAATTAGTGTCTTCGGCACATGCTCAGGGGAAAATGGTGTATGGGTGGACGGCCAGCAGTAATGACAGTATTAAAAAAGTACTCAGTTGTGATGCTGACGGTGTTATCACGGATAATCCCCTTCTGGTACGATATATCATAGATACGTCAGAGGAGAATATTCTGATGGATGAAGTTGCAGATATATTTTTTTAGATTAATAAATTCTGATAATACTCACTATAAAGGAGGACTCCTGATGAATGAGAGTACCATATGCTTAATGAATGACTCGTTTTCTCCATTGATTGACGGGGTAGCCAATGCAGTGACAAACTATGCCGCCTGTTATCAGAAAAACTTTGGAAAAGCATACGTTGCGGTGCCATACCACCCGGATGCTGATGATGGGAATTTTCCGTTTCCCGTAATTCGTTACCGGAGTTTTGATACTACTGAACTGTTAAATTACCGCGCAGGATATCCTTTTTCGGTAAGTGCAATGAAAGCGTTGAAGGAGGCTGATTTGAGTCTCATTCACAGTCACTGTCCGTTTATGTCAACTGTTTTAGCCCGTATACTGCGCAGGTGTGTAGATGTGCCGTTGGTATTTACATACCATACTAAATTTGATGTAGATATTGCAAAAACAGTTTCTTCAAAAATTTTACAGAAGCAGGCTGTGAATCTCATTCTGGATAATATTAATGCATGTGATGAGGTCTGGACAGTCAGTGAGGGGGCAGGGGAAAATTTGCGTTCTCTGGGTTATAAAGGGGATTACATTATCATGCGAAATGGGGTTGATTTTCCAAGGGGACGCGTATCAAAAGAGAGTATAAGCAAAGCCACAGAAGGGGCAGATCTGCCCCCCAATGTGCCCGTTTATCTTTTTGTGGGGCGTATGATGTGGTATAAGGGACTTAAGATTATCTTCGACAGTCTGTGTATGCTTCAGGATGGCGGAAAAGATTTTCGGTTGATCATGATCGGAGAAGGAAATGATAAAGAAGAAATGGAGCGTTATACAGAGGAAGCAGGAATTGGTAATAAATGTAATTTTACGGGGGCAATCTACGACAGAGAGGTTTTGAGGGCATGGTACTGCCGTGCTGACCTGTTCTTATTTCCTTCCAGCTATGATACAAATGGTCTGGTAGTGCGTGAGGCAGCCGCGTGTGGACTTGCCAGTGTACTGATTAAAGGAAGCTGCGCAGGAGAGGGAATATCAGATGGAAAAAATGGATTTCTGTGTGAGGAAAATGCAGAGGGAATGTATTTTTTATTAAAAAAGATACAGGAAAATCCAGAAGTAACGAGTCGGGCAGGTCGATGTGCAATGGATATGCTTTACCTTTCCTGGGAGGATAGCGTAGCTAAAGCTGTTGAGCGATATGAGGTTATAAAAGAGAAATATGCCAGAAAGGAGTATACTGGCCAGAAGTGTTTTTCAGATGATATGCTCTCTGTCACAGGGAATGCCATGAAGAGAATTGAGACATTGAGGGAATTGCAGAAATCGTCGAAGGAGAAAATTGCAGCCATGTATGAGTGGCAGAAAATGCATCTGGGTAATATCGTAGATTATCTTTGGAAATAAAATAGACTCTCTATCATAGAAACAGCTTATCACATAATCTGTTTACTATACAGAGAGCCTATTTCACTTCACAAGCTCTGCCGGTATGGCAGGCTATTCAAACATCAGTATTTCAAGCGTTAGGCAACCTGTACATTGACAGCCTGTAAACCGCGATTTCCCTGTGTAGTTTCGAAAACAACTGACTGTCCGTCTTCTAATGTTTTGTAGCCATCCATTGCAAGACCGGAAAAATGAACAAATACGTCAGATCCGTCTTCTCCTGTGATAAAACCATAACCTTTTTCTGCATTAAACCATTTTACTGTACCTTTATTCATGAAAGATACCTCCTTAAATATAATTGCATTTTTCATTAAATAAAAAAACGCATAACCCTGTAAATCATTAATAGAATAATGACTTACAAAAATATGCGAAATCAAAACTTATTAAAAATACTTCTATACTATATCACGGAAATAAAAAGAAGTCAAGAACGAAATGAAATATGATTGTACGCATTTACATTTATCTGTATCATAAAAACACCGGAAATTTCTGTTCAGAAAATGAAGCCTGTCAGAATGTATACGGAATAAGCCAACAGGAAATATTAGTAAGAGGATTTAACGATAGTTTTCCGCACATTTCGCACATTTTGAGTCACGGCTGCACTTAAAGCGAGTTACAGAGTCGTCAAAGCGGTCGCAGGTACTTTTGGTAAACGTCACAGTATGAGTCACTTTACTGGCGTCTGTTGGGCATTTGTAATCATAAGTTTTTGTGTAATCCATTATGTACCTCATTTCTGTATTAGTGATATATCACTATTATAATATGAAAAAATCAAAAATTCCAGCGATACCTGATGTTTTTAAAAATAATGCAACCAAAAGAAGAGATGTGGTCTCTAATATGTGTAGGGCAAAAGAGATATTTTTTTACAGAAATATAAATTATTATAAAGAATTTGTATTCATGCTTAAGATAAGCAGATTATATGTTATAATAAAATCTATTGAATTTTAGAGAAATTGGAGTAAAAATGTCGATGAACGAAGCAGAAGATAAAAAAACATCACCCGACCTGGAATCCAGAATTGATCTGGCGATGGACAAGATTATTCAGGACACCATTGGTCATATTCCGGTGTCGGAACAGATAGATAATCCAGAGACAAAAAAGAAGAATAAAAAAGAGCCAAAGGTGAAAGAGTCAAAGAAAAAGGAAGTGAAACCGGAAATAAAAGTGCCTCCGGTGTATGCTGGATCTTTGGGTCCACTTGAGGAAGAGGAAGATATGCC
This window encodes:
- a CDS encoding AraC family transcriptional regulator, giving the protein MSYQLDMERCLAYIETKVTEPLPVSALASMFGYSLYHFCHAFKSIYGLSAGAYIRQRRLAHAAIALCKGYSVTYVALTYGFETVSGFNKAFRKQYALTPTEYMIKGGTEAMMTPAIKKLQAFSAIGYCLAPPQGELDVLDNGAYWLGKDFSSVSLEEYQKLTYPGYAEIGAWTHPDAESGELHYFFGPIVKSKDFVPHGMEVLDVPAAEYAVFLVPSAKDIAELNMNIRKMWKDIFSKWLDSSQYKFMDGKLSFEYYCGEKTWVYIPVTYKHV
- a CDS encoding glycerophosphodiester phosphodiesterase family protein; translated protein: MTKSKIRYMGVRTVFSVIVQNWSTLISFELIYKIVGISFFFPFLGSVTYFLPGLINESHLSQENFGELFSSPTAILILACVGLILGAYLYVEIIALTLYCERGWNREAITVWDLIRTSFIKVLGIFTIKRVAFFLLLFFMPFSFLGTASVFLRKFKIPEFIMTAMTDNALSVCLLVAAVILVNYLFFLYLFGIPVLLLTNSTFCSSWKKSLDLLKRRKVRTVGKLFSYILAYLSVLCVAWGIAVSVLAGLARYFHGENEGRWYFGLYYNTFAGIWNIVTGAIASVFFCAITIVLYHCYKGESRPRAVKKPWTIKRLMIRTVVVLTVIVMLVFMGDTELGRQFFYSDSSKAAVIAHRAGAAFAPENTVAALNEAIEDGANMAEIDVQQLNDGTLIVLHDTNFKRTTGVDLNVWDAEYTQVEEMDAGSCYSHQFAGEPVPALEDMLKAAKGKIDLMIELKVTGHEKSLVEDTLELIEKYDMEKQCNIASMDFNLLQQVKSLNTELKATYISVLLVSKSYDLKQIDCYSVETTFLSRELVSSAHAQGKMVYGWTASSNDSIKKVLSCDADGVITDNPLLVRYIIDTSEENILMDEVADIFF
- a CDS encoding glycosyltransferase — protein: MNESTICLMNDSFSPLIDGVANAVTNYAACYQKNFGKAYVAVPYHPDADDGNFPFPVIRYRSFDTTELLNYRAGYPFSVSAMKALKEADLSLIHSHCPFMSTVLARILRRCVDVPLVFTYHTKFDVDIAKTVSSKILQKQAVNLILDNINACDEVWTVSEGAGENLRSLGYKGDYIIMRNGVDFPRGRVSKESISKATEGADLPPNVPVYLFVGRMMWYKGLKIIFDSLCMLQDGGKDFRLIMIGEGNDKEEMERYTEEAGIGNKCNFTGAIYDREVLRAWYCRADLFLFPSSYDTNGLVVREAAACGLASVLIKGSCAGEGISDGKNGFLCEENAEGMYFLLKKIQENPEVTSRAGRCAMDMLYLSWEDSVAKAVERYEVIKEKYARKEYTGQKCFSDDMLSVTGNAMKRIETLRELQKSSKEKIAAMYEWQKMHLGNIVDYLWK
- a CDS encoding cold-shock protein codes for the protein MNKGTVKWFNAEKGYGFITGEDGSDVFVHFSGLAMDGYKTLEDGQSVVFETTQGNRGLQAVNVQVA